Within Pecten maximus chromosome 15, xPecMax1.1, whole genome shotgun sequence, the genomic segment TTCCTCAAGAAGAGTTTTGTAGCCATTACCGGAGCCAGTAGAGGACTTGGTAGATGCATAACTCTGCAGTTTGCGGTCAAATTCCCTCCTAATTCCGTCTTGGTATTGATGGCCAGGAATGTGGAGGCTTTGGAAAGTGTCAGGACGGAATTGAAAGCAACGACTCCCAATATAACGGTATTAGTTCGACAGTATAACCAAGGAGAAACCGATGAaggatattttaatggaatatttGACAGTCTGCTTACTGAAAACAAACTTTCAAAGGGTGATTTTGAACAGGTGATGCTTGTTCATAACTGTGCTACAACCGGTGACATAGAAAATGCCGCGCTTCAGTTGTGTGACGTCAACCGCGTACGATCTTACTATGACATAAATCTGTGCGGCATGATTCTACTCAACACAAACTTCTTCGCAACATTTTGTGATCCTTCATTATCTCGAGCCGTGGTCAATATAACGTCACTTGCTTCTCAGCGTCCAATGCCGTCTCTACACCTTTACTGCGCAGGTACATTGAAATAATCTTTTAACAGACACCATTTTCCATAATGTGTTCCTAACGATGGTTTTAATTCCAAATTCGATATTCAATTCTATAACATAACTATTTTGTCTAGTATGGAGGGGTTGGGGGTGGGATGGGTGGGGGGGTTACCTTCTGAAGTGAGTGATCGACCTTTACATTTTGTCAGAGGGATGACCTTGTGTTTGTGTGATTGACCttcatatcttttttatttcagGCAAAGCTGCCCGTGATATGTTCTTCCGAGTCCTTTCTGCCGAAGAACCATCTATTCGGATTCTGACATACGCTCCAGGTGCTGTTGACACAGACATGATGCGAGACATGGAAGCAAATGTATCCTCAGCATCATTACGTAAAGCGCTAAACGGTTAGTCAGTTTTCTTTGTGATTTTATTGGTTGTAACACCTTTGTTTTATgttcaatgattttatttctttacaTCCAATGAAACTATGATAAATAAGTATTTGAATGTCTTTGCTATATGTTACTACATGTCGATTGCCACCTTTCCATTTCAATTCGCGTACGTGTCATTGGAACACGGGCACATGTTACGATGTATGGAGGGGTCTTATTGGGTGTATTGTGGAGGATACTACGATATATAGAAAGTGGTTATTGTTCATTATCGAACAAAATAGGTCAGTGGCCAGTTGAAAGCTCGCGAAGAGAAAATCTATTCATACATATAGAAGGCATATGATCTCAATTAAATTATGCTCTATTTTTATTGCAACCTATGTTGGTGCAGAAATTGTGCGATGATATGAAATAGTAGAAACTGTCATGACTTAGGTATATCTATAGGTCTAAGTGCCTTCCCCATTCATCCACTATGACCCTTCTGTACATCGTAACGTGTGCATGTGACTGGAAAGCTCTGAAGTGAAGCGTGCACAATCCCACTGTGTATTATCATGTTATGCGACTAAAAGTGTGCCCCTGCAAAATCGGGGACTACCAGATAGTTCAATGTAGAGACTGATCCGCCAGTATATAACCATAGTTGTTAGTGACCCCTCTAGAACAGTCTTTTAGAACAGCCATTTcttaccctgactgttggtgataAATTAGGGATCTTAACCCTTCTATTCTTTCTCACAAATTTCTTCTATTTCCTATGCCTCCCAGTTTTATTACACTCTATATTTACATATAGTTACACAATGTAATTGTATGCTATGACTTAAAACAATTACCGATTTATTTCTCAGGCCTACGTGAGGACGGCAAGTTGCTTACACCGGAGGAATCTGTAGCCGACCTGATACAGGTACTGGAGGACAACACCTTTGATAACGCTGAATACGTGAACAACTATATTAAGAAATCCTAACCATATACTGACAAATATGTATAGCAGTAATCCGAAGATCCGCTGAGCTTATGTCGTGGCGCGGCGTCCCTTGTCCGTCAACTTTTCGTAAATACCGCTTCTTGTCATGCAGTATTGAGCGCATttcgaccaaatttggtctTAAGCATCCtggggttgggggtggggggtggggtgtGGGGGTGTGGGGGTGGGGGGAACAAATGTATAGACGAGAGGGTCTGGCATCCTAGGAGCAAGAGGCGGGGCCTATAAGAAGGGAAGGTAACACATTTTTATAAAGTCTTAAATGTTAAGTATTTCCCCATATTCAATGCTATTTCAAGATGAGCGATACATGCCCAGAGGGCCTCTTGTTACATCATTAGACAATTTTTGTGCAAGGATTATTTGATACCGGATTATTTCGAAGGCCTATATCCATTAAAAAGTTCATAGTAGCTGACAATAGCTATCAATGTATtcattgtaatgatatataatatgttgttTATTCGGATAAGTGTTTAATTATGATTGaggtatataccatatatacataaatagttTTAACGAGAATCTTCTTACGTGTACACAAAGgtaataaataaaagaaacgAAGGATCCTAGCTTCAAGATGTTGTCATTTTCTATCAACTGAaacatattaatgtatatatactacttATGAATTCTTCGTGAAAATACAACAACGAAACGGTAATTATCCCCGCCAAAGTAATGTTGGTGAGGATATACCAACGGATTCCGTGTCTCGTGGCGTATAAGGAACATGTATCAGCAACCGTTCACGATATCTTCACAAAACGTACTGCACATATCAATTAAGATCTCTAATAGTGCCTTTGATATGGAGGAGTATTACTTTCAACATCTCCGCGGTTATCATGGAACCGATGAGccaaaataatcatcaattttCATCCTCCCTTTGGCCTTGACTTATATCGTCAATACATACTACCAACCCTGCAGGCATTATACCCTCGTTTTGaactatttgaatattaatgtacatgtatattttcattatacatatactctctgtctctctctctgtctctctctgtctctctctgtctctctctctcttaattgtatatataaattgcaATACAGTGAGTATACGCTTTGTTGAATTAATCAAGACGGTTATACTTTGTTATGTTGAGTATATAAGGTATCTGAGTATAATAGTAATGAATGGTGTTGATGTATTGATATGATGGTGATGGTGTACATTGTCATGACTATGTCGTGATGACGTGTTGTTTCATTAAAATGATTACGATAATTTTCGGAATTATTTTGGaaatgatgatgacgatgattaACGATTtggatgatgataatgatgtaatGAACATGGATTTAATGCCTTTTTTAACCAGTGAGAGTGTGTATTGAATTTTTTTACATTCGATGAAAACAATCAGCGTTTCCGGAGCATAATTTTAGTGTCAATATTTTGATGATTACCCTTGAAACATAGAAAAACACACTAATATCAGGGTTTCCGGTCGTTATGGTTTGgatcaatatttttcaattttcaaaaaaaaaaagacataaacattacaataaactcCATTTTAAGGGAAGCAACTCCTATAAAAACTGTTACAATGAAATGTAAATgcatataaaaacaaaccatTTGTTAATTTTTGAAGAGTTAGAGTTTCCTCATATCTACATATACACATCGAAAACGTCCATTTAAATAGCCACAAGGTCATCCACTGTCGAAGCTAAACACTTAATCGCATCAAATACTTTATCTGGATTgattcatacatgtacaattattaATCTGAAGTAGTTTTATGGAAGTACATGCCTTCcaatgttaaatataacatatattaccAGTTGGAAATCGAAATATGATCCTATGAGAACCAGGGTGGTGACAACATAAGTACCAGGCTTTTTTCCCATCAAGCATTGAACACGTCCaacttcatatcgcacaaggaaataTATTTCTAAACGAGATCATGTTGTTGTTGACCATACAAATTTCCCATAGTCCTCATCAACCTGCATCCCTCGAAATCGCGTGTTGTCAATTTTTCCGTCACGGAATTGCGATAATGGGAACAAGTCCGTGCGTGAACATCGAATCAACTGCGACAAGTAAACATCAAAGGTAAGTAGCTATTGTAAGTAGGAATGCTGCTCTCCAGAAATGGAAACGTAACTATTGGGGAATTGAACTCCTTGCGCTGATCTTGCTGGTTACACAATATGTAGAGATCGAGATAAGGGTCTGACGTGCacgagtctgtagtgtcctgtATCATCAGGTAAAATGGAGGAATTGCAGGGTCTTTGTTACCTGTGCTGATAATCTCCTCAATGTAATCAGCCTCATGAGAAGTAAGCCAACAGAGGAGCACAGATTTAAATTTGGGAACTTATTTTTTTCGTTATGTCTGTCTATGTTACGGAAAGAAATCCGCCCATCATAcgtcaaattttttttattgaatgaTGCTATTCCTTTAGCTTAAGTTAAAGAGAGTGTGTGGCACGGGCCTTGCAGGTTATCGCATCATGAATTTGTCCATGCTGCAGAGTCATGTTTCAGAAATAACAAtgcatatgtgtatatgtgatATTGCTATACACCTAGTCGTACGGTGTGACGTTTcaataaaaaatagaaacagaAGTCAAATGCCTCGGATTAGCAAGTATTATCAGTAGTTTGTAAAGGCTGTTCTGCAACATCCAGTCCGCGACTTTCCGGATATAGAGGATTTGAATTCAACGTCAGTGCTGTTTGGGTAAGCATGGTTACAGGTTATGGACTAGCCCTTCTAAATGAAATGCTACCACCATGAATTCTTCAGGTATTTCTCAGCCATCATTTTCAGCTAATAAGACAGGGATAGAAAAACGCTGGCATGATGTGTTCGAGGCGGAAATGGGTCTGGGGAGAGACgtcaccaaagaagaatgtacCAATCGTGCTATGAAATGTTACCGGTCTCACGCGGAACTTGTAATTGCCAATCCTATTTATAAAGAACAACACCATCTGATGAAAGTAACCTGGCTGAGATTGGTAAGCGTTGTAAGCTGTGCTATTCCAATGCGGGCTTAAGCTGTAAAGGAGAAGCAAGCAGACGAGAcgtatatgtgtattgtgtaacgACATCCAGTAAGGTGCTGTAAGATGTGCTATTCGAATGCGGTCTTAACCTGTGAAAAAGACGGAAGCCGACGAGACGACAGCTATATTCGTGCATTGTTTAACAACATCCAAAATTCTGTATACCATGTATTTGGAAAATAGATAACAGCTTTGACTTCTGCAAGGCCGTCAAACAGCAGTCAAGTCCAAAGGATGAAGGCTAGCGTGACAAGAGTAGCATTTCGGCTGATATCGATGGTGTTATCAATGAGTTTAAATAAAAGTACAATATAATTAGATGtttcaaaaaaaacaaattgttgtTCATCAGGAAAGATTAATGTTAGGATAGTATATCATTTGCAGTTATGTAATATTCATCTACAGCTTAAACAATTTCTCATTAGTTTTCCCAAAATTATTACTTGAGTCACCTGTGGGAAGTTCCATAGCTCACTTATTAGAGTTAGTAGTGGGTTGCACTCATAATACATCATGTTCAATAACTGCCTTTACCATGTACTTTGTTCTGAACCTTCCAGGTGTCGATGATGGTGTAAATATTCCGTGCGATATGCAGTATGAAGATGAATTGTACCTAATGGATGACTACCTGATTGTATTCTCCCAGCaattacaaatattgaaaacataattaaagaaaaatcaTCCCTAAACGTCGTGTTGGTTAATGCTAAAGCAATACAATGTCATGTCCCGTACCGCtccccgctaaaaatagtaacagtgaccgTGACCAGGTAACTTGAACTTGATCTGTATATCTACCTACACCCTACAGCAGACAGCGGACACAGTTCGTACACCCTACCTGTAACGGAAAACTACTGTTTACATTCTATTTATTCACTCTAATGCAGCATTCCAGTTCTTTTCAAATAACGAGAATAAACAACCCTACATGTCCGAATGTAGTCAGATGTAATCTGAAAAGACAACACACTTCTAATGTCTATAGATTGAGATGATTTTATTAACACTGATCACGTGATCAACCAGGTTCGAGACCCAGTAAACCATGATATGTTACAGAGAACCACTGTAAAGGTCGGTATGTTTTGTAAACACACATGGcgcacagatatatatatatatatatagctacatgcaCTTAGACCGAATATTAATCGTTACATTGCTCGAatgtaaagataatattttgatattagtTGTGGTATTGATACGCGTACCTATATCACATGTCCCAGTCACTTCCTGACACATAATCCCGATAAACCTGTCCTGTAGCTTGGTCGTCctaaatattgacattgtgtaAACATCATATATCGTGCCACATGTACATGAGTAATGCTACAACTGGCGGATGGATATTGCGTGATTATTGAGGaggtatttttttcatttcactttaaatacatatatatatatctctgttCCTTCAatagttattttgttttaaatatctcGTCTTACTTGCCAAGTATTTTTGTTAACAAGCCCTGACATCTATCGACTTAGCGTTTAATTATTCAAGACTGCTATATGTCACATTATTCTTATTCGCTCTAATTGAGACCTAAACTGTTTCGcatgtaatatttacaaatgtagcATTCCAGTTCTTTGTTCAATTCACATTATCATACTCTATGATTATGTGTTTAAAAGTACTGTTAGCTTACTATTAGCTTATATGttaaattttcttaaaatgcCCATTTATAATGCTTAATGAATGTTTACTTGTAgactacaggtaggtacatgATAACTTAACAGTCGTtaacatatgttatatagattttatcaattccatatccaTGTTAATATATTACTTTAAGTCTTGGACTTTGGGTTCTAAACCGGAAGTTTAGATATAAACCGAAAGTTGATATCAATACACCGGAAGTTGCTGTTTCAGTAGTGAACAAAGGTACTCCTGATCGCCTTCATAACTAAAGATAAGTTTACATTATTAATTTGTCAATGTCTTTGAAtaaaccattttattttactCAAATGTTTTGCTAACCTCATTagataatttatgtaaatagttCTTTGTCATGTATATAGCTCCCTGGTACATTGGTATATTGCAAGGATTGAATTTTCAGTGCATATTAAAGTGTTAATTAATTACACAAACTTTtaagtaaaaacaaataatattgttttgtcCCTACCTTTTTGTTCCTTGGGTGCCCGCGTTTTATCTTTTACATCGACCATTCAATGCTAAGCAGTGTAGCTCTTCAAAGTCAATTTCCCATCCTttagtgatttttttcttttgttgtaTTATTGTCAATCGTATATTACAAATGAACATTGTTCTTTtctacatttattttcattgtattgCAATTAAACCCATTAAGTTGTTTAATTCGAGATTATTAgatctatattatatatcagtaACAAAGAATAGTCATGTACGATTggttgtatatatttattgtcaCGTAAGCAACGCGTGAAATTTATAAGACTGTCTCCATTGTCAATTCCAGAATCCAGCTCAATTAAAAAACACGGAAAACAACCCAAAAATCAGCATTAAAAAAATCGACTGCGTCGGGAATAACTGTTTAATACATTACGTACTGTGGGAGTTCTGTTGTAATATTAAATTCAAGGCGACATGGAGAAGCGAGAGAATATTTTCCTAAAGAAGAGTTTTGTAGCCATTACCGGAGCCAGTAGAGGATTTGGTAGATGCATGGCCCTGAAGTTTGCGGTCAAGTTCCCTCCGAATTCCGTCTTGGTACTGATGGCGAGGAATGAGGAGGCTTTGGAATGCATCAGGACGGAATTGCAAGCAACGGCTCCCAATATAACGGTTTTAGTTAGACAGTATGACCAGGGAAAATCTGATGAaggatattttaatggaatatttGATAGTCTGCTTACTGAAAGCAAATGTTCAAAGGATGATTTTGAACAGGTAATGCTTGTTCATAACTGTGCTACCACTGGTGACAAAGACAAGACTGCGATTCAGTTGTGTGACACCGACCGCGTACGGTCTTACTATAACATGAACCTCTGCGGCATGATTTTACTCAACACGAGCTTCTTCGCAACATTTTGTGATCCTTCACCGTCTCGAGTCGTAGTCAACGTAACGTCAGGGGGATCTCAGCGTCCAATTCCGTCACTCCACCTATATTGCGCAGGTACATTGAATTAATCACTAATACCTTATGATGGTTTTATGGCATGAtacatttgacatttaattGAATGTCATAAACATTTTGTTCAGTATGGCAACAAAAGCTATCCATCACACTTGATAATAATACGTTAAAATGCAAATGAAAACTAAATGAACTAACTCTATTATATCTACAAATCGGGGGCAAAATATGAATTCAATATAGTCTTGTataaaaagcaaaataaaaacaagtgcTTATTGGTATTGGAAACCATCACAGAAGTTCACCAAACGCCTTCATAGTCCCTAAGATGCAAATGTTTTGGCTATGGTAACGAAACCCAATCGGAAGCCTCCGTGTGAATACTATGGTAGCAATATCCATACGGTTCGCGATCCCCTAATACCCATATATACAAACTTTACATCAAAATCAGGCAATATTGAAATTGCGACCAATCAGAGGTCAGGAATTGGCCgctgttttgtttaaatgtgcaACAGGCTAGGAATGTGACCGTTGTCctatgatgtacctacataccacatttcatcaaaatatgaCAATACCATTTCCAAAAATAAATTCCGCCATTGTTTCAGTGATCTTATGCTAAACATAGATagcaaatttcatcaaaaccagACGATATCTAAATTATGACTAATCAGAAGTTATTTCTATTACAggcattttgtttttaatttttacttttttttatgcTGAATTAATGTACATCCTGTAACTATCCTTCCAATCAGGATTTAATGCGTTcaattataaagaaaaagagTTATAGGGAATTAGATTTTCGAAATGTTCAGTATATGAAGAGACCTCCTTGTGCTCGACATCTTGTGTCATAGAGATGACCTTGTCCTTCATatcttgtttattttctatttcaggCAAAGCTGCCCGTGATATGTTTTTCAGAGTCCTTTGCGCCGAAGAACCATCTATTCGGGTTCTGACATACTCGCCAGGCGGTGTCGACACAGACATGTTTCGAGATATTGAGACAAattcatcctcatcatcattaCGTAAAGTGACAAATGGCAAGTCCGTTTTTTTAATCTGTTGGTTGTACGTTGTTAAACCTGCTTTTCATTTACAGTGTTGTTGTGAA encodes:
- the LOC117343119 gene encoding sepiapterin reductase-like isoform X1; translation: MEKRENIFLKKSFVAITGASRGLGRCITLQFAVKFPPNSVLVLMARNVEALESVRTELKATTPNITVLVRQYNQGETDEGYFNGIFDSLLTENKLSKGDFEQVMLVHNCATTGDIENAALQLCDVNRVRSYYDINLCGMILLNTNFFATFCDPSLSRAVVNITSLASQRPMPSLHLYCAGKAARDMFFRVLSAEEPSIRILTYAPGAVDTDMMRDMEANVSSASLRKALNGLREDGKLLTPEESVADLIQVLEDNTFDNAEYVNNYIKKS
- the LOC117343789 gene encoding sepiapterin reductase-like; its protein translation is MEKRENIFLKKSFVAITGASRGFGRCMALKFAVKFPPNSVLVLMARNEEALECIRTELQATAPNITVLVRQYDQGKSDEGYFNGIFDSLLTESKCSKDDFEQVMLVHNCATTGDKDKTAIQLCDTDRVRSYYNMNLCGMILLNTSFFATFCDPSPSRVVVNVTSGGSQRPIPSLHLYCAGKAARDMFFRVLCAEEPSIRVLTYSPGGVDTDMFRDIETNSSSSSLRKVTNGMREDGKLLTPEESVADLEQVLEENAFDNAEFVDYFLRKFKPYADKYKQ